Sequence from the Piscinibacter sp. HJYY11 genome:
CGTTGAGCGCCTTCAGCGCCTGGTAGCCATAGGGCTCCCAGCAGGCGATGGCGTCGACCTTGCCCGACACGAGGTTCTCGACCAGCTGCTCGGGCCGCAGGTCGACGATGCGCACCGTGCGCGGGTCGATGCCCGAGACGATGAGGAAGAGGTCGAGGTAGTACTGCGCCGCCGAGCCGATGGGCACGCCGATGCGGCGCGAGGTGAGGCTCGCGTCGCCGCCCTTGGGGCCGCGCATGATGATCTTGAGGTCTTCGCTCGCATGCACGAAGGAGGCGATGATGGCGAAGTCGGTGCGCCGGAAGGCGGTGAGCGCCATCGGCAGGTCGGCCACGGTCGCCACGTCGGCGCGGCCCTCGAGCATCTGGGCGAGGCAGCGCTGGCCGCCCAGGCATTCCTGCAGCTGGACCTCGACCGACTCGGCGGAAAAGTAGCCCTTCTCCTCGGCCACGTAGAGCGGCAAGGACAACGGCGTGCGAGAGACCGCCAGGCGGAGCGGCTCGGCACAGGCGAGGCCCGGCACGAGCAGAGCCCACACGGCCCACCCCCACACCACTCGCCGAAGACACATTGCTATTCGCATGGTTCACCCTCGACGAACGCGCCGATTGCAGAACGACCAGCTCAGGGCGGCAGTTCCGCAGAGCACGGCCAGCATGCTACTGAGTCGGCATGCGCGGGGGTGGGAAAGCGAGATGTATCTCTGCGCATTTCCGGCAATACGGCCGGCTTGTGAGGAGTTGCTGTCGCGCCGACTCAGGCCGGCTCGTCGTCCAGCAGGGCCTGTGTACGTAGATCCCGCAATCCGCCGTACCAGCGGTCGAGCGCCATCGACCAGACCGGCTCGCCCGGGGCGACGGTCTCGAAAAGCGTGAGGCAGGAGCAGAACTTCAGGTCGTCGGGCGAGCCGAAGATCTCGTGGGCGCTCTTGTGCGGCACGGCCAGCACACGCTGCACCGAGCGCTTGAGCCGCGGGCCGAGCACCGGGTGCGCCCAGTACGCCGCGGCCTCCTGGCGCGAGGCGATGCCGTAGCGCCGCGCCATGTCGCTTCGGCCCAGCGCTTTCAGTTGCGGGAAGACGAACCACATCCAGTGGCTGGTCTTCGCGCCGGCGTTCAGTTCCGCGTCGACTTGCGCCATCACCGGCGCTTGGGCGTCGACAAAACGTTGCAGGTCATGCGGGTCGCTCATCAGGCTCTCCTCGGGCTCGCTGGGGTCAAGGGAAGCGCAGAATATTCCGCCGGATTGGCGGCCGGCATGGGGAAAGCTCAGGCCGGATCAGGGAAATGTGACCAGCGCCGCAACACCGTCACGAAAGTCACCGCATAACAGCCGGCCACGTTGCCGATGCACACCCAGGTGTAGTTCGGGTCTTCACTGACGAAGTGCGCGTAGAGCAGCGACACGGTGGACGAGGCGCACCACAGGCCCCAGGTGGGCAGCGACACGTCGGCCGCGCCATTGCGGCTCTTCCACACGGCCCGCACCTGCGGCACGTAGCCGATCACGAAGACCACCCCGAACAGCGCATACAACGCGCTCACGACACCCAGCACGACGACACCTCAAGACTGCTGGCGGCAGTGTCGCGCAGCGCCCCGCGGCAGAAGGGCTGAACAAGCGGGCTGAGACCGCCTACTTGCGCCTGAGCCCGCGCTCGGCCAGCTCGAACACCCCCTGCGTGGCCAGCGCCAGCACCGCCGCCGGGATGGCCCCGGCCAGCAGCGTCGTGTGGTCGTTGAGCGCGAGGCCGGTGACGATGCGCTCGCCGTAGCCGCCGGCGCCGATGAAGGCAGCGATGGTCGCCGTGCCCACGCTGATCACCGCCGCGGTCTTGATGCCGGCGAGCAGCACGGGCGCGGCGAGCGGCAGGTCGACGCTGCGCCAGCGCTGCGAGGCCGTGAGGCCGAGCGCCGTGCCGGCCTCGCGCAGGCCGGCCGGCACCTGCTGCAGGCCGGTCGCGGTGTTGCGCACGATGGGCAAGAGCGCATAGAGCGCCAGCGCCACCAGCGCCGGCACGGTGCCGATGCGCCCGAGCAGCGGGATCAGCATGGCCAGCAACGCGAGCGACGGCACCGTCTGCAGGAGGCCCACCGCCGCCATCACCGGCTGCTCGACCCGCGGCAGTGCCGCCGCTGCCGCGCCGAGCGGGATGCCGACGATGCAGGCCGCGAGCACCGCCACGGCGACGAGCAGCAGGTGCTGCGCGGTGAGGCGCCCGAGGTCATCGGCGAAGAGGCGGTCGAGCAGGCCGGTGCGGGCGGCTGCTGCCTGAGTGGGTGCCAGGAAACCCCGCGCCACCTCGGCGAACGGCTGGCCCTTCAGCTCGGCCTGGCCGTTCATCTCGATCATGCGTGCGACGCCGATGCGGCCTTCGAGGGCCTTCAATGCCTGCCACGCCGCGGGAAAGCGCTGCGGCAGGTCGAGCCGGTAGAGCAGCACCGCGTCGTAGCGCGGGAAGAAGCCGAGGTCGTCGTCGAGCACGCGCAGGCCGAGCGTCGCGATCTTGGCGTCGGTGGTGTAGATGTCGGTGGCGGCGATGCGGCCGCTCGCGAGCGCCTCGTAGGCGATGCCGTGGTCGATGCCCACCGGTTTGTGGGGCAGGCCGTAGCGCGCGGCGAGGCCGGGCCAGCCGTCCTGCCGGCCGAGGAACTCGTGCGACAGCCCGAGCGCGAGGGCGGGGTGCGCCTGGAGGTCGCTGAGTCGCGCGATGTTCAGCCGCCGCGCCTCGGCTTCGGTCATCGCCAGCGCGTAGCCGTTGGAGAAGCCGAGCGTGCCGGTGACGCCGAGGCCCTGCTGCGCGAGCCCCGCGCGCAGCGCGTCCTCGCTGTTGAGCTGCGGCTGCTTAAGGATCTCGGCCGCGATGGTGCCGAGGTACTCGGGATAGACATCGATCGCGCCGGCCTTCAGCGCCTCGAACACCACCGCGGTGTTGCCCAGCCCCTGGCGGTGCTGCGCCGCCGTGCCGGCCTGCTGCGCCGTCTGCGCGACGATCTCGCCGAGGATGTACGACTCGGTGAAGCGTTTCGAGCCGACCTGCAACTCCGCAGCACCGGCCGGAGCTGCGATGCAGAGGACCAGGGCGCAGCACAGCAGGCGTAGGGCAGACACGATGGGCATGCCCCATCTTGCCAAGACCTCCCGCACCCCTCACACAGGAAGGGTCAGCGCAAGGCCTGCGGCGCCAGCGCCTGCCGGTAGCGCCGGCTGCACGGCACGGTGCCGCCGCTGCGCATGTGCAAGCGGGCATCGCCGCTGTCCTGCGGCTCGATCTCACGCACGTGGTCGAGGTTGACGGCCCAACTGCGGTGGACGCGCACGAAGCGCGCAGGGTCCAGTTGCGCGAGGA
This genomic interval carries:
- a CDS encoding ABC transporter substrate-binding protein, which translates into the protein MWALLVPGLACAEPLRLAVSRTPLSLPLYVAEEKGYFSAESVEVQLQECLGGQRCLAQMLEGRADVATVADLPMALTAFRRTDFAIIASFVHASEDLKIIMRGPKGGDASLTSRRIGVPIGSAAQYYLDLFLIVSGIDPRTVRIVDLRPEQLVENLVSGKVDAIACWEPYGYQALKALNGGGHALSASNGYIQTFNLAVQRRLVGVQDVAFERLLRALRRAELFIQQEPDAAKAILRRRLAMESDFLEFSWPSFSYRLGLDQALIATMESQARWALREGQIAGKAPPNYLSLVHAAPLRKVKPTAATIGR
- a CDS encoding DUF1810 domain-containing protein, with the protein product MSDPHDLQRFVDAQAPVMAQVDAELNAGAKTSHWMWFVFPQLKALGRSDMARRYGIASRQEAAAYWAHPVLGPRLKRSVQRVLAVPHKSAHEIFGSPDDLKFCSCLTLFETVAPGEPVWSMALDRWYGGLRDLRTQALLDDEPA
- a CDS encoding glycine betaine ABC transporter substrate-binding protein, whose amino-acid sequence is MPIVSALRLLCCALVLCIAAPAGAAELQVGSKRFTESYILGEIVAQTAQQAGTAAQHRQGLGNTAVVFEALKAGAIDVYPEYLGTIAAEILKQPQLNSEDALRAGLAQQGLGVTGTLGFSNGYALAMTEAEARRLNIARLSDLQAHPALALGLSHEFLGRQDGWPGLAARYGLPHKPVGIDHGIAYEALASGRIAATDIYTTDAKIATLGLRVLDDDLGFFPRYDAVLLYRLDLPQRFPAAWQALKALEGRIGVARMIEMNGQAELKGQPFAEVARGFLAPTQAAAARTGLLDRLFADDLGRLTAQHLLLVAVAVLAACIVGIPLGAAAAALPRVEQPVMAAVGLLQTVPSLALLAMLIPLLGRIGTVPALVALALYALLPIVRNTATGLQQVPAGLREAGTALGLTASQRWRSVDLPLAAPVLLAGIKTAAVISVGTATIAAFIGAGGYGERIVTGLALNDHTTLLAGAIPAAVLALATQGVFELAERGLRRK